In one Chryseobacterium camelliae genomic region, the following are encoded:
- a CDS encoding DUF4349 domain-containing protein translates to MKTTYIRLSIATALLLGIYSCKKGEATASDLEAYATTDSAATIVSDSISSAATMKVKDKQFIKTADVNMEVKDVYDATISIEKSVQELGGFVTHSDLKSNVISEDTYNTSNEEAMLVKKYQSENRMQVRVPTAKLGEFLSLMNDKKLFLNSRSINAEDVTSSIKYAELEGKRIKKTGENISQLKTNKDKVKLDDENISESNQQQLANMDMTDNLKYSTVDIYIKEPKIRVAEIAITNTKSIDDKYKFSFIYSAKSAFVEGYYLIQRIIVGLITIWPILLIGAAVLFLYKKRKSAKPQQNISK, encoded by the coding sequence ATGAAAACCACTTACATCAGATTATCTATCGCTACAGCGCTTTTATTAGGAATTTATTCATGCAAAAAAGGAGAAGCCACTGCTTCTGATTTAGAAGCTTATGCTACAACAGATTCTGCAGCAACAATTGTTTCAGACAGTATTTCTTCTGCTGCTACCATGAAAGTAAAAGATAAGCAGTTCATTAAAACGGCAGATGTGAATATGGAAGTAAAGGACGTTTATGATGCTACCATTTCCATTGAAAAATCGGTTCAGGAACTGGGAGGGTTTGTCACTCACAGCGATCTGAAAAGCAATGTTATTTCGGAAGACACTTACAATACTTCGAATGAAGAAGCGATGCTGGTAAAAAAATACCAATCGGAAAACAGGATGCAAGTGAGAGTTCCAACTGCCAAACTGGGAGAGTTTTTAAGCCTGATGAATGATAAAAAACTGTTTCTGAATTCAAGATCCATTAACGCGGAAGATGTGACTTCAAGCATAAAATATGCGGAGCTTGAAGGAAAAAGAATTAAAAAAACTGGTGAAAATATTTCCCAGCTGAAGACCAATAAAGACAAAGTAAAACTGGATGATGAAAATATATCTGAAAGCAACCAGCAGCAATTGGCAAATATGGATATGACTGACAATTTAAAATACAGCACCGTTGACATTTACATTAAAGAACCCAAGATAAGAGTTGCAGAAATCGCCATTACAAACACCAAAAGTATTGATGATAAATATAAATTCAGTTTCATCTACAGCGCAAAATCAGCTTTTGTGGAAGGATATTATTTAATTCAAAGAATTATTGTCGGATTAATCACGATCTGGCCAATATTATTGATCGGGGCCGCTGTTTTATTTCTTTACAAAAAAAGAAAATCGGCAAAACCTCAACAAAATATTTCAAAGTAA
- a CDS encoding DoxX family protein yields MKVIKFILSLLFGLMFINAGLNKFFNYIPMEKPTPEQMKLFAAFGEIHWLMPLVGLVEVVGGLLFIFPKTRALGAIVILPVMVGIVVHVFTIDKSPMGMSIAGALFLINLWMIIDNKEKYKALVS; encoded by the coding sequence ATGAAAGTTATAAAATTCATTCTGTCTTTACTTTTCGGATTGATGTTCATTAATGCCGGATTAAACAAGTTCTTCAATTATATACCCATGGAAAAACCGACTCCCGAGCAAATGAAACTGTTTGCCGCATTCGGAGAGATTCATTGGCTGATGCCATTAGTAGGATTGGTAGAAGTTGTTGGGGGATTATTATTTATATTTCCAAAAACAAGAGCTTTAGGCGCAATCGTCATACTCCCTGTAATGGTAGGAATCGTTGTTCACGTTTTCACAATAGACAAATCTCCAATGGGAATGTCCATTGCCGGAGCTCTTTTCCTGATCAATCTTTGGATGATTATTGACAACAAAGAAAAATATAAAGCTTTAGTAAGCTGA
- a CDS encoding acyl-CoA dehydrogenase family protein, translating to MSNTFSKIRNAIELFRAIDFDQLSAISQKVDLPKLMQNFSKLDDKQLGGLMKMLDPNKKKKELPPIDGDFYDIYHTLSPEQREVQLQVRAFMEKEVKPLVNHYWLRDEFPFELIPKFQKLNICGVTYEGYGCPGMPFLMEGVLAMEMARVDASIATFFGVQSGLSMGSIYICGSEEQKQKWLPQMQKFEKIGAFGLTEPEVGSGAAGGLTVTCKKTPEGWILNGQKKWIGNATFADVIIIWARDLDDGEVKGFIVEKDNPGYSVEKIKGKMALRIVQNGLITLKDCLVTEENRLQNANSFKDTAKVLRMTRAGVAWMATGCARGAYESALDYTRKREQFGKPIASFQMIQGHLVEMLSNLTAMQTMVFRLSEMQDEGILKDEHASLAKVFCTLRTRDVVSRAREVMGGNGILLEYDVARFVADAEAIYSYEGTKEINSLIVGRSITGFSAFV from the coding sequence ATGTCAAATACTTTTTCCAAAATCAGAAACGCGATAGAATTATTCAGAGCTATAGACTTTGATCAGTTGAGTGCCATTTCGCAAAAGGTTGACCTGCCCAAGCTGATGCAGAATTTCTCAAAACTCGATGATAAACAGCTTGGAGGTTTGATGAAAATGCTCGATCCGAATAAAAAGAAGAAAGAGTTGCCTCCAATTGATGGGGATTTCTATGATATTTACCATACGCTGAGCCCGGAACAACGGGAAGTTCAGCTTCAGGTAAGAGCTTTCATGGAAAAAGAAGTAAAACCGCTGGTGAATCATTATTGGCTGCGAGATGAATTTCCATTTGAACTGATTCCGAAATTTCAAAAATTAAATATCTGCGGAGTAACGTATGAAGGGTATGGCTGCCCCGGAATGCCTTTTTTAATGGAAGGAGTTTTGGCTATGGAAATGGCGCGGGTTGATGCTTCAATTGCTACCTTTTTTGGAGTACAGTCAGGATTATCAATGGGTTCCATTTACATTTGCGGTTCGGAAGAGCAAAAACAGAAATGGCTTCCCCAGATGCAAAAGTTTGAAAAAATAGGAGCTTTTGGTCTTACAGAACCTGAAGTGGGTTCCGGAGCAGCAGGAGGTTTAACGGTAACGTGTAAAAAAACACCTGAAGGCTGGATTCTTAATGGTCAGAAAAAATGGATCGGAAACGCAACATTTGCTGATGTAATTATTATCTGGGCAAGAGATCTGGATGATGGAGAAGTGAAAGGTTTTATTGTTGAAAAAGATAATCCCGGTTATTCTGTTGAGAAAATTAAAGGAAAAATGGCGCTGAGAATTGTTCAGAACGGGTTAATCACATTGAAAGACTGTTTAGTAACAGAAGAAAACCGTTTGCAAAACGCAAATTCCTTCAAAGATACGGCAAAAGTATTGAGAATGACAAGAGCGGGAGTTGCCTGGATGGCGACAGGTTGTGCGAGAGGAGCCTATGAAAGCGCTTTAGATTATACCAGAAAAAGAGAACAGTTTGGGAAACCGATCGCTTCTTTTCAGATGATTCAGGGACATTTGGTGGAAATGCTGTCGAATTTGACGGCAATGCAGACTATGGTTTTCAGGCTTTCTGAAATGCAGGACGAAGGAATTTTAAAAGATGAACACGCTTCCTTGGCCAAAGTTTTCTGTACACTGAGAACTAGGGATGTTGTTTCCAGAGCCCGGGAAGTAATGGGCGGAAACGGAATCCTGCTTGAATATGACGTCGCAAGATTTGTTGCCGATGCAGAAGCAATTTATTCCTATGAAGGAACAAAAGAAATCAATTCACTGATTGTAGGAAGGTCGATTACAGGCTTCAGCGCATTTGTATGA